In Phaeobacter inhibens DSM 16374, the following proteins share a genomic window:
- a CDS encoding methyltransferase family protein: MKWIDVPPVWLLGFAVLAWCQAQFLPLGLGFSTGPIAAIIDLLSGLLVGAGIVLMLLAVVEMRRQKTTLHPHGDPSQLVQSGIFKRSRNPIYLGDCLLLLGLVLRFDAVLSLALLPIFVWVLERRFILPEENRLRRQFRADWARYEQKTRRWL; encoded by the coding sequence GGTTTGCTGTACTGGCGTGGTGCCAGGCGCAGTTCCTGCCCTTGGGGCTGGGGTTTTCAACGGGCCCCATTGCCGCGATCATTGATCTTCTGAGCGGTTTGTTGGTCGGGGCGGGGATCGTGCTGATGCTGCTGGCCGTTGTAGAGATGCGGCGCCAGAAGACAACGCTTCACCCGCATGGTGATCCAAGCCAGCTGGTGCAATCCGGTATTTTCAAACGCAGCCGCAATCCGATCTACCTTGGCGATTGCTTGCTTCTGCTGGGGCTGGTCTTGCGGTTTGATGCCGTTCTGTCGCTGGCACTGTTGCCAATTTTTGTCTGGGTGCTGGAGCGGCGGTTCATTCTGCCGGAAGAAAACCGGCTGCGCAGGCAATTTCGCGCGGACTGGGCGCGGTATGAACAAAAGACACGGCGATGGCTGTGA